A stretch of the Malus sylvestris chromosome 10, drMalSylv7.2, whole genome shotgun sequence genome encodes the following:
- the LOC126586579 gene encoding uncharacterized protein At4g06744-like isoform X34 — translation MGAFSFISSLLISTLLVHLCLYHCKVEALEIIIGGGGGASPPVPFPKYQDCPPPPPPPCPPPPPSPQQPSPPPPPSPKPSPPPPPSPQTSPPPPPSPQPSPPPPPSPQHSPPPPAPPPPPSPQPVLPPPPPPSPQPSPLPPSPGPFDSDRIKIAYYVIKKFVAKIKSDPRGFAKTWQGANVCKYKGFVCAVHPVYKKRAVSGLDINGAMFEGFNNKLPLRGFLDELPDLVFYHANSNNFTGSVPVNPAMLRYFYELDLSNNKLTGRFPYEVLRAKNLTFLDLRFNFFTGPVPAQVFDLGVDVLFLNNNNFTKQIPDNLGSSPAHYFTFANNKFTGPIPRSIGQASKTLYEVLFLGNKLSGCLPYEIGYLKQATVFDVSSNYLRGPIPASFACLAKIVYLNLAKNKFYGPVPEMVCKLSTLGNLSLADNYFTVVGPECQKLVNRKILDVSKNCILGQPNQRTKMECATFFSKPRKCPNEKEMTYIPCKRPYSGSNEKKTDHLPRAPLSYGTLIPHRL, via the exons ATGGGTGCCttctctttcatttcttcacTTTTGATCTCAACATTGTTGGTGCATTTATGTTTGTACCATTGTAAGGTTGAAGCCTTGGAGATAATCATAGGTGGAGGAGGAGGTGCCAGCCCTCCTGTTCCTTTCCCCAAATACCAAGACTGTcctcctccccctccccctccaTGCCCACCGCCGCCTCCATCACCACAGC AGCCTTCACCACCACCGCCTCCATCACCAAAACCTTCACCACCGCCGCCTCCATCACCACAGACTTCACCACCACCGCCTCCATCACCACAGCCTTCACCACCGCCGCCTCCATCACCACAGCATTCACCACCGCCACCTGCTCCCCCTCCCCCTCCAAGCCCACAGCCAGTGCTGCCACCACCGCCGCCTCCATCACCACAGCCTTCACCGCTGCCACCTTCCCCCGGCCCCTTTGACAGCGACCGAATTAAAATTGCCTACTATGTGATTAAGAAGTTCGTAGCCAAAATCAAGTCCGACCCAAGGGGCTTCGCAAAGACATGGCAAGGTGCGAACGTTTGCAAATACAAGGGCTTTGTCTGCGCCGTTCATCCTGTCTACAAGAAGAGAGCAGTCTCCGGTTTAGACATCAACGGGGCTATGTTCGAAGGTTTCAACAATAAACTTCCACTCCGTGGCTTCCTTGACGAGTTACCAGACTTGGTGTTTTATCATGCAAACTCCAACAACTTCACAGGCTCAGTCCCGGTAAACCCTGCCATGCTTCGATACTTCTACGAGCTCGATCTCAGCAACAACAAGCTAACTGGAAGGTTTCCGTACGAAGTTTTAAGAGCAAAAAATTTGACATTTTTGGACCTCCGGTTCAACTTCTTTACCGGTCCTGTCCCAGCCCAAGTCTTCGACCTAGGAGTTGATGTGCTCttcctcaacaacaacaatttcaCTAAGCAGATCCCTGACAATCTTGGCTCCTCACCTGCCCATTACTTCACTTTTGCCAACAACAAATTCACCGGTCCGATCCCAAGAAGCATTGGCCAAGCATCCAAAACTCTTTATGAAGTTCTCTTCCTTGGGAACAAACTTTCAG GATGTCTGCCATACGAAATTGGGTACCTTAAACAGGCCACCGTGTTCGATGTAAGTTCCAACTACTTAAGAGGCCCAATACCAGCCTCGTTTGCTTGCTTGGCCAAGATAGTGTATCTAAACTTAGCCAAGAACAAGTTCTACGGACCCGTGCCTGAGATGGTGTGCAAGTTGTCTACCCTGGGGAACTTGTCTTTGGCAGACAACTATTTCACTGTGGTCGGTCCAGAGTGCCAGAAATTGGTTAATAGAAAGATACTTGATGTTAGTAAGAACTGCATTTTGGGCCAACCAAATCAGAGAACAAAGATGGAATGTGCTACTTTCTTCTCCAAGCCTAGAAAGTGTCCCAACGAGAAGGAGATGACTTACATTCCTTGTAAAAGGCCGTATTCAGGTTCAAATGAGAAGAAGACCGATCATCTGCCACGAGCTCCACTATCATATGGTACTCTTATACCACATAGGCTTTGA
- the LOC126586579 gene encoding uncharacterized protein At4g06744-like isoform X32, with amino-acid sequence MGAFSFISSLLISTLLVHLCLYHCKVEALEIIIGGGGGASPPVPFPKYQDCPPPPPPPCPPPPPSPQPPSPQPSPPPPPSPKPSPPPPPSPQTSPPPPPSPQPSPPPPPSPQHSPPPPAPPPPPSPQPVLPPPPPPSPQPSPLPPSPGPFDSDRIKIAYYVIKKFVAKIKSDPRGFAKTWQGANVCKYKGFVCAVHPVYKKRAVSGLDINGAMFEGFNNKLPLRGFLDELPDLVFYHANSNNFTGSVPVNPAMLRYFYELDLSNNKLTGRFPYEVLRAKNLTFLDLRFNFFTGPVPAQVFDLGVDVLFLNNNNFTKQIPDNLGSSPAHYFTFANNKFTGPIPRSIGQASKTLYEVLFLGNKLSGCLPYEIGYLKQATVFDVSSNYLRGPIPASFACLAKIVYLNLAKNKFYGPVPEMVCKLSTLGNLSLADNYFTVVGPECQKLVNRKILDVSKNCILGQPNQRTKMECATFFSKPRKCPNEKEMTYIPCKRPYSGSNEKKTDHLPRAPLSYGTLIPHRL; translated from the exons ATGGGTGCCttctctttcatttcttcacTTTTGATCTCAACATTGTTGGTGCATTTATGTTTGTACCATTGTAAGGTTGAAGCCTTGGAGATAATCATAGGTGGAGGAGGAGGTGCCAGCCCTCCTGTTCCTTTCCCCAAATACCAAGACTGTcctcctccccctccccctccaTGCCCACCGCCGCCTCCATCACCACAGC CTCCATCACCACAGCCTTCACCACCACCGCCTCCATCACCAAAACCTTCACCACCGCCGCCTCCATCACCACAGACTTCACCACCACCGCCTCCATCACCACAGCCTTCACCACCGCCGCCTCCATCACCACAGCATTCACCACCGCCACCTGCTCCCCCTCCCCCTCCAAGCCCACAGCCAGTGCTGCCACCACCGCCGCCTCCATCACCACAGCCTTCACCGCTGCCACCTTCCCCCGGCCCCTTTGACAGCGACCGAATTAAAATTGCCTACTATGTGATTAAGAAGTTCGTAGCCAAAATCAAGTCCGACCCAAGGGGCTTCGCAAAGACATGGCAAGGTGCGAACGTTTGCAAATACAAGGGCTTTGTCTGCGCCGTTCATCCTGTCTACAAGAAGAGAGCAGTCTCCGGTTTAGACATCAACGGGGCTATGTTCGAAGGTTTCAACAATAAACTTCCACTCCGTGGCTTCCTTGACGAGTTACCAGACTTGGTGTTTTATCATGCAAACTCCAACAACTTCACAGGCTCAGTCCCGGTAAACCCTGCCATGCTTCGATACTTCTACGAGCTCGATCTCAGCAACAACAAGCTAACTGGAAGGTTTCCGTACGAAGTTTTAAGAGCAAAAAATTTGACATTTTTGGACCTCCGGTTCAACTTCTTTACCGGTCCTGTCCCAGCCCAAGTCTTCGACCTAGGAGTTGATGTGCTCttcctcaacaacaacaatttcaCTAAGCAGATCCCTGACAATCTTGGCTCCTCACCTGCCCATTACTTCACTTTTGCCAACAACAAATTCACCGGTCCGATCCCAAGAAGCATTGGCCAAGCATCCAAAACTCTTTATGAAGTTCTCTTCCTTGGGAACAAACTTTCAG GATGTCTGCCATACGAAATTGGGTACCTTAAACAGGCCACCGTGTTCGATGTAAGTTCCAACTACTTAAGAGGCCCAATACCAGCCTCGTTTGCTTGCTTGGCCAAGATAGTGTATCTAAACTTAGCCAAGAACAAGTTCTACGGACCCGTGCCTGAGATGGTGTGCAAGTTGTCTACCCTGGGGAACTTGTCTTTGGCAGACAACTATTTCACTGTGGTCGGTCCAGAGTGCCAGAAATTGGTTAATAGAAAGATACTTGATGTTAGTAAGAACTGCATTTTGGGCCAACCAAATCAGAGAACAAAGATGGAATGTGCTACTTTCTTCTCCAAGCCTAGAAAGTGTCCCAACGAGAAGGAGATGACTTACATTCCTTGTAAAAGGCCGTATTCAGGTTCAAATGAGAAGAAGACCGATCATCTGCCACGAGCTCCACTATCATATGGTACTCTTATACCACATAGGCTTTGA
- the LOC126586579 gene encoding uncharacterized protein At4g06744-like isoform X25 — translation MGAFSFISSLLISTLLVHLCLYHCKVEALEIIIGGGGGASPPVPFPKYQDCPPPPPPPCPPPPPSPQPPPPSPPSPQPPPPPPPSPQQPSPPPPPSPKPSPPPPPSPQTSPPPPPSPQPSPPPPPSPQHSPPPPAPPPPPSPQPVLPPPPPPSPQPSPLPPSPGPFDSDRIKIAYYVIKKFVAKIKSDPRGFAKTWQGANVCKYKGFVCAVHPVYKKRAVSGLDINGAMFEGFNNKLPLRGFLDELPDLVFYHANSNNFTGSVPVNPAMLRYFYELDLSNNKLTGRFPYEVLRAKNLTFLDLRFNFFTGPVPAQVFDLGVDVLFLNNNNFTKQIPDNLGSSPAHYFTFANNKFTGPIPRSIGQASKTLYEVLFLGNKLSGCLPYEIGYLKQATVFDVSSNYLRGPIPASFACLAKIVYLNLAKNKFYGPVPEMVCKLSTLGNLSLADNYFTVVGPECQKLVNRKILDVSKNCILGQPNQRTKMECATFFSKPRKCPNEKEMTYIPCKRPYSGSNEKKTDHLPRAPLSYGTLIPHRL, via the exons ATGGGTGCCttctctttcatttcttcacTTTTGATCTCAACATTGTTGGTGCATTTATGTTTGTACCATTGTAAGGTTGAAGCCTTGGAGATAATCATAGGTGGAGGAGGAGGTGCCAGCCCTCCTGTTCCTTTCCCCAAATACCAAGACTGTcctcctccccctccccctccaTGCCCACCGCCGCCTCCATCACCACAGCCTCCACCACCGTCGCCTCCATCACCACAGCCTCCACCACCGCCGCCTCCATCACCACAGC AGCCTTCACCACCACCGCCTCCATCACCAAAACCTTCACCACCGCCGCCTCCATCACCACAGACTTCACCACCACCGCCTCCATCACCACAGCCTTCACCACCGCCGCCTCCATCACCACAGCATTCACCACCGCCACCTGCTCCCCCTCCCCCTCCAAGCCCACAGCCAGTGCTGCCACCACCGCCGCCTCCATCACCACAGCCTTCACCGCTGCCACCTTCCCCCGGCCCCTTTGACAGCGACCGAATTAAAATTGCCTACTATGTGATTAAGAAGTTCGTAGCCAAAATCAAGTCCGACCCAAGGGGCTTCGCAAAGACATGGCAAGGTGCGAACGTTTGCAAATACAAGGGCTTTGTCTGCGCCGTTCATCCTGTCTACAAGAAGAGAGCAGTCTCCGGTTTAGACATCAACGGGGCTATGTTCGAAGGTTTCAACAATAAACTTCCACTCCGTGGCTTCCTTGACGAGTTACCAGACTTGGTGTTTTATCATGCAAACTCCAACAACTTCACAGGCTCAGTCCCGGTAAACCCTGCCATGCTTCGATACTTCTACGAGCTCGATCTCAGCAACAACAAGCTAACTGGAAGGTTTCCGTACGAAGTTTTAAGAGCAAAAAATTTGACATTTTTGGACCTCCGGTTCAACTTCTTTACCGGTCCTGTCCCAGCCCAAGTCTTCGACCTAGGAGTTGATGTGCTCttcctcaacaacaacaatttcaCTAAGCAGATCCCTGACAATCTTGGCTCCTCACCTGCCCATTACTTCACTTTTGCCAACAACAAATTCACCGGTCCGATCCCAAGAAGCATTGGCCAAGCATCCAAAACTCTTTATGAAGTTCTCTTCCTTGGGAACAAACTTTCAG GATGTCTGCCATACGAAATTGGGTACCTTAAACAGGCCACCGTGTTCGATGTAAGTTCCAACTACTTAAGAGGCCCAATACCAGCCTCGTTTGCTTGCTTGGCCAAGATAGTGTATCTAAACTTAGCCAAGAACAAGTTCTACGGACCCGTGCCTGAGATGGTGTGCAAGTTGTCTACCCTGGGGAACTTGTCTTTGGCAGACAACTATTTCACTGTGGTCGGTCCAGAGTGCCAGAAATTGGTTAATAGAAAGATACTTGATGTTAGTAAGAACTGCATTTTGGGCCAACCAAATCAGAGAACAAAGATGGAATGTGCTACTTTCTTCTCCAAGCCTAGAAAGTGTCCCAACGAGAAGGAGATGACTTACATTCCTTGTAAAAGGCCGTATTCAGGTTCAAATGAGAAGAAGACCGATCATCTGCCACGAGCTCCACTATCATATGGTACTCTTATACCACATAGGCTTTGA
- the LOC126586579 gene encoding uncharacterized protein At4g06744-like isoform X16 — translation MGAFSFISSLLISTLLVHLCLYHCKVEALEIIIGGGGGASPPVPFPKYQDCPPPPPPPCPPPPPSPQPPPPSPPSPQPPPPPPPSPQPAPPPPPSPQQPSPPPPPSPKPSPPPPPSPQTSPPPPPSPQPSPPPPPSPQHSPPPPAPPPPPSPQPVLPPPPPPSPQPSPLPPSPGPFDSDRIKIAYYVIKKFVAKIKSDPRGFAKTWQGANVCKYKGFVCAVHPVYKKRAVSGLDINGAMFEGFNNKLPLRGFLDELPDLVFYHANSNNFTGSVPVNPAMLRYFYELDLSNNKLTGRFPYEVLRAKNLTFLDLRFNFFTGPVPAQVFDLGVDVLFLNNNNFTKQIPDNLGSSPAHYFTFANNKFTGPIPRSIGQASKTLYEVLFLGNKLSGCLPYEIGYLKQATVFDVSSNYLRGPIPASFACLAKIVYLNLAKNKFYGPVPEMVCKLSTLGNLSLADNYFTVVGPECQKLVNRKILDVSKNCILGQPNQRTKMECATFFSKPRKCPNEKEMTYIPCKRPYSGSNEKKTDHLPRAPLSYGTLIPHRL, via the exons ATGGGTGCCttctctttcatttcttcacTTTTGATCTCAACATTGTTGGTGCATTTATGTTTGTACCATTGTAAGGTTGAAGCCTTGGAGATAATCATAGGTGGAGGAGGAGGTGCCAGCCCTCCTGTTCCTTTCCCCAAATACCAAGACTGTcctcctccccctccccctccaTGCCCACCGCCGCCTCCATCACCACAGCCTCCACCACCGTCGCCTCCATCACCACAGCCTCCACCACCGCCGCCTCCATCACCACAGCCTGCACCACCGCCACCTCCATCACCACAGC AGCCTTCACCACCACCGCCTCCATCACCAAAACCTTCACCACCGCCGCCTCCATCACCACAGACTTCACCACCACCGCCTCCATCACCACAGCCTTCACCACCGCCGCCTCCATCACCACAGCATTCACCACCGCCACCTGCTCCCCCTCCCCCTCCAAGCCCACAGCCAGTGCTGCCACCACCGCCGCCTCCATCACCACAGCCTTCACCGCTGCCACCTTCCCCCGGCCCCTTTGACAGCGACCGAATTAAAATTGCCTACTATGTGATTAAGAAGTTCGTAGCCAAAATCAAGTCCGACCCAAGGGGCTTCGCAAAGACATGGCAAGGTGCGAACGTTTGCAAATACAAGGGCTTTGTCTGCGCCGTTCATCCTGTCTACAAGAAGAGAGCAGTCTCCGGTTTAGACATCAACGGGGCTATGTTCGAAGGTTTCAACAATAAACTTCCACTCCGTGGCTTCCTTGACGAGTTACCAGACTTGGTGTTTTATCATGCAAACTCCAACAACTTCACAGGCTCAGTCCCGGTAAACCCTGCCATGCTTCGATACTTCTACGAGCTCGATCTCAGCAACAACAAGCTAACTGGAAGGTTTCCGTACGAAGTTTTAAGAGCAAAAAATTTGACATTTTTGGACCTCCGGTTCAACTTCTTTACCGGTCCTGTCCCAGCCCAAGTCTTCGACCTAGGAGTTGATGTGCTCttcctcaacaacaacaatttcaCTAAGCAGATCCCTGACAATCTTGGCTCCTCACCTGCCCATTACTTCACTTTTGCCAACAACAAATTCACCGGTCCGATCCCAAGAAGCATTGGCCAAGCATCCAAAACTCTTTATGAAGTTCTCTTCCTTGGGAACAAACTTTCAG GATGTCTGCCATACGAAATTGGGTACCTTAAACAGGCCACCGTGTTCGATGTAAGTTCCAACTACTTAAGAGGCCCAATACCAGCCTCGTTTGCTTGCTTGGCCAAGATAGTGTATCTAAACTTAGCCAAGAACAAGTTCTACGGACCCGTGCCTGAGATGGTGTGCAAGTTGTCTACCCTGGGGAACTTGTCTTTGGCAGACAACTATTTCACTGTGGTCGGTCCAGAGTGCCAGAAATTGGTTAATAGAAAGATACTTGATGTTAGTAAGAACTGCATTTTGGGCCAACCAAATCAGAGAACAAAGATGGAATGTGCTACTTTCTTCTCCAAGCCTAGAAAGTGTCCCAACGAGAAGGAGATGACTTACATTCCTTGTAAAAGGCCGTATTCAGGTTCAAATGAGAAGAAGACCGATCATCTGCCACGAGCTCCACTATCATATGGTACTCTTATACCACATAGGCTTTGA
- the LOC126586579 gene encoding uncharacterized protein At4g06744-like isoform X12 has protein sequence MGAFSFISSLLISTLLVHLCLYHCKVEALEIIIGGGGGASPPVPFPKYQDCPPPPPPPCPPPPPSPQPPPPSPPSPQPPPPPPPSPQPAPPPPPSPQPAPPPRPPPSPPSPQTSPPPPPSPPPPPSPQTPSPQPSPPPPPSPKPSPPPPAPPPPPSPQPVLPPPPPPSPQPSPLPPSPGPFDSDRIKIAYYVIKKFVAKIKSDPRGFAKTWQGANVCKYKGFVCAVHPVYKKRAVSGLDINGAMFEGFNNKLPLRGFLDELPDLVFYHANSNNFTGSVPVNPAMLRYFYELDLSNNKLTGRFPYEVLRAKNLTFLDLRFNFFTGPVPAQVFDLGVDVLFLNNNNFTKQIPDNLGSSPAHYFTFANNKFTGPIPRSIGQASKTLYEVLFLGNKLSGCLPYEIGYLKQATVFDVSSNYLRGPIPASFACLAKIVYLNLAKNKFYGPVPEMVCKLSTLGNLSLADNYFTVVGPECQKLVNRKILDVSKNCILGQPNQRTKMECATFFSKPRKCPNEKEMTYIPCKRPYSGSNEKKTDHLPRAPLSYGTLIPHRL, from the exons ATGGGTGCCttctctttcatttcttcacTTTTGATCTCAACATTGTTGGTGCATTTATGTTTGTACCATTGTAAGGTTGAAGCCTTGGAGATAATCATAGGTGGAGGAGGAGGTGCCAGCCCTCCTGTTCCTTTCCCCAAATACCAAGACTGTcctcctccccctccccctccaTGCCCACCGCCGCCTCCATCACCACAGCCTCCACCACCGTCGCCTCCATCACCACAGCCTCCACCACCGCCGCCTCCATCACCACAGCCTGCACCACCGCCACCTCCATCACCACAGCCTGCACCACCGCCGCGTCCACCACCGTCGCCTCCATCACCACAGACTTCACCACCGCCGCCTCCATCACCACCGCCGCCTCCATCACCACAGA CTCCATCACCACAGCCTTCACCACCACCGCCTCCATCACCAAAACCTTCACCACCGCCGC CTGCTCCCCCTCCCCCTCCAAGCCCACAGCCAGTGCTGCCACCACCGCCGCCTCCATCACCACAGCCTTCACCGCTGCCACCTTCCCCCGGCCCCTTTGACAGCGACCGAATTAAAATTGCCTACTATGTGATTAAGAAGTTCGTAGCCAAAATCAAGTCCGACCCAAGGGGCTTCGCAAAGACATGGCAAGGTGCGAACGTTTGCAAATACAAGGGCTTTGTCTGCGCCGTTCATCCTGTCTACAAGAAGAGAGCAGTCTCCGGTTTAGACATCAACGGGGCTATGTTCGAAGGTTTCAACAATAAACTTCCACTCCGTGGCTTCCTTGACGAGTTACCAGACTTGGTGTTTTATCATGCAAACTCCAACAACTTCACAGGCTCAGTCCCGGTAAACCCTGCCATGCTTCGATACTTCTACGAGCTCGATCTCAGCAACAACAAGCTAACTGGAAGGTTTCCGTACGAAGTTTTAAGAGCAAAAAATTTGACATTTTTGGACCTCCGGTTCAACTTCTTTACCGGTCCTGTCCCAGCCCAAGTCTTCGACCTAGGAGTTGATGTGCTCttcctcaacaacaacaatttcaCTAAGCAGATCCCTGACAATCTTGGCTCCTCACCTGCCCATTACTTCACTTTTGCCAACAACAAATTCACCGGTCCGATCCCAAGAAGCATTGGCCAAGCATCCAAAACTCTTTATGAAGTTCTCTTCCTTGGGAACAAACTTTCAG GATGTCTGCCATACGAAATTGGGTACCTTAAACAGGCCACCGTGTTCGATGTAAGTTCCAACTACTTAAGAGGCCCAATACCAGCCTCGTTTGCTTGCTTGGCCAAGATAGTGTATCTAAACTTAGCCAAGAACAAGTTCTACGGACCCGTGCCTGAGATGGTGTGCAAGTTGTCTACCCTGGGGAACTTGTCTTTGGCAGACAACTATTTCACTGTGGTCGGTCCAGAGTGCCAGAAATTGGTTAATAGAAAGATACTTGATGTTAGTAAGAACTGCATTTTGGGCCAACCAAATCAGAGAACAAAGATGGAATGTGCTACTTTCTTCTCCAAGCCTAGAAAGTGTCCCAACGAGAAGGAGATGACTTACATTCCTTGTAAAAGGCCGTATTCAGGTTCAAATGAGAAGAAGACCGATCATCTGCCACGAGCTCCACTATCATATGGTACTCTTATACCACATAGGCTTTGA
- the LOC126586579 gene encoding uncharacterized protein At4g06744-like isoform X1, whose translation MGAFSFISSLLISTLLVHLCLYHCKVEALEIIIGGGGGASPPVPFPKYQDCPPPPPPPCPPPPPSPQPPPPSPPSPQPPPPPPPSPQPAPPPPPSPQPAPPPRPPPSPPSPQTSPPPPPSPPPPPSPQTPSPQPSPPPPPSPKPSPPPPPSPQTSPPPPPSPQPSPPPPPSPQHSPPPPAPPPPPSPQPVLPPPPPPSPQPSPLPPSPGPFDSDRIKIAYYVIKKFVAKIKSDPRGFAKTWQGANVCKYKGFVCAVHPVYKKRAVSGLDINGAMFEGFNNKLPLRGFLDELPDLVFYHANSNNFTGSVPVNPAMLRYFYELDLSNNKLTGRFPYEVLRAKNLTFLDLRFNFFTGPVPAQVFDLGVDVLFLNNNNFTKQIPDNLGSSPAHYFTFANNKFTGPIPRSIGQASKTLYEVLFLGNKLSGCLPYEIGYLKQATVFDVSSNYLRGPIPASFACLAKIVYLNLAKNKFYGPVPEMVCKLSTLGNLSLADNYFTVVGPECQKLVNRKILDVSKNCILGQPNQRTKMECATFFSKPRKCPNEKEMTYIPCKRPYSGSNEKKTDHLPRAPLSYGTLIPHRL comes from the exons ATGGGTGCCttctctttcatttcttcacTTTTGATCTCAACATTGTTGGTGCATTTATGTTTGTACCATTGTAAGGTTGAAGCCTTGGAGATAATCATAGGTGGAGGAGGAGGTGCCAGCCCTCCTGTTCCTTTCCCCAAATACCAAGACTGTcctcctccccctccccctccaTGCCCACCGCCGCCTCCATCACCACAGCCTCCACCACCGTCGCCTCCATCACCACAGCCTCCACCACCGCCGCCTCCATCACCACAGCCTGCACCACCGCCACCTCCATCACCACAGCCTGCACCACCGCCGCGTCCACCACCGTCGCCTCCATCACCACAGACTTCACCACCGCCGCCTCCATCACCACCGCCGCCTCCATCACCACAGA CTCCATCACCACAGCCTTCACCACCACCGCCTCCATCACCAAAACCTTCACCACCGCCGCCTCCATCACCACAGACTTCACCACCACCGCCTCCATCACCACAGCCTTCACCACCGCCGCCTCCATCACCACAGCATTCACCACCGCCACCTGCTCCCCCTCCCCCTCCAAGCCCACAGCCAGTGCTGCCACCACCGCCGCCTCCATCACCACAGCCTTCACCGCTGCCACCTTCCCCCGGCCCCTTTGACAGCGACCGAATTAAAATTGCCTACTATGTGATTAAGAAGTTCGTAGCCAAAATCAAGTCCGACCCAAGGGGCTTCGCAAAGACATGGCAAGGTGCGAACGTTTGCAAATACAAGGGCTTTGTCTGCGCCGTTCATCCTGTCTACAAGAAGAGAGCAGTCTCCGGTTTAGACATCAACGGGGCTATGTTCGAAGGTTTCAACAATAAACTTCCACTCCGTGGCTTCCTTGACGAGTTACCAGACTTGGTGTTTTATCATGCAAACTCCAACAACTTCACAGGCTCAGTCCCGGTAAACCCTGCCATGCTTCGATACTTCTACGAGCTCGATCTCAGCAACAACAAGCTAACTGGAAGGTTTCCGTACGAAGTTTTAAGAGCAAAAAATTTGACATTTTTGGACCTCCGGTTCAACTTCTTTACCGGTCCTGTCCCAGCCCAAGTCTTCGACCTAGGAGTTGATGTGCTCttcctcaacaacaacaatttcaCTAAGCAGATCCCTGACAATCTTGGCTCCTCACCTGCCCATTACTTCACTTTTGCCAACAACAAATTCACCGGTCCGATCCCAAGAAGCATTGGCCAAGCATCCAAAACTCTTTATGAAGTTCTCTTCCTTGGGAACAAACTTTCAG GATGTCTGCCATACGAAATTGGGTACCTTAAACAGGCCACCGTGTTCGATGTAAGTTCCAACTACTTAAGAGGCCCAATACCAGCCTCGTTTGCTTGCTTGGCCAAGATAGTGTATCTAAACTTAGCCAAGAACAAGTTCTACGGACCCGTGCCTGAGATGGTGTGCAAGTTGTCTACCCTGGGGAACTTGTCTTTGGCAGACAACTATTTCACTGTGGTCGGTCCAGAGTGCCAGAAATTGGTTAATAGAAAGATACTTGATGTTAGTAAGAACTGCATTTTGGGCCAACCAAATCAGAGAACAAAGATGGAATGTGCTACTTTCTTCTCCAAGCCTAGAAAGTGTCCCAACGAGAAGGAGATGACTTACATTCCTTGTAAAAGGCCGTATTCAGGTTCAAATGAGAAGAAGACCGATCATCTGCCACGAGCTCCACTATCATATGGTACTCTTATACCACATAGGCTTTGA